ATTTCATTGGGTGTGAATCCATCATAAAGTCCCATTAAATAAGAAGTTATATCTTCATCATCTTTGAACAATTCTAAAATCGAGTTCAATTCTTGATAAGCAGTGGCCTTTTCTTCTGGTGAAACAGATTTATCCTGTAATGATGAAGTTGAATCATCAATAGATTCATGCTTTTCGTTTTTCCTCCTTTCGTTGAAAGCAATACTCCGCATGGTTTGAGATATAAATGCTATTAAAGAGACATTAATAGGATATTTTCTTTTTCCTGAAAGGGCTCTAAAAATGGCTTCATTTAGTATTTCATCAACATCCATTGAACAATGATAAGAGTATTGTTTTGCAATACTATGTAATCTACAAATATCGACCTCTGATAAATTCTTAATTGCATTGTTAATATCTAATGGCGACCAAAATTCATCTGCTTCTTCGACAAATTCTACATGCATGTTTTTTCCTATAGTACGTACATATATGAATGCTCATAGCAATATAAAATGCGGACAAAAATAATTTTCAGTTTAATGTCCTGGATTAATAACCTGGTGAGCATTAAGTAATAATGGGGCTTCCCAGACAGAAACGAAAGAGGCTTAAAAATGAGTAAGAAAAATCAACATGTTGTTCCACACGGTGATGACTGGGCTGTAAAAGGCGCAGGTAATAGCAAAGCCACATCAGTGCATTCGACTCAAGGGGAGGCAATTGAACGTGCTCGTGAAATTGCACAGAACCAGCAGTCAGAGCTTTTGATTCATGGTGAAAATGGCCGTATTAGAGAGAAAAACTCTTACGGAAATGACCCTTATCCACCAAAAGGGTAATTAACCTGGCTTCGGGTACTTATATCCGAAGCCAACCTGATTTTTAATTAAAGGAACATAATAAAAATACAAGGCGCAGTTATAAAAGATCAAGGTGTATCATTTGCAATTGTTATCGTGAAACAATTTGTAATCCAGTCACAAATAGAGTTTCAGAAATCGGTAAGGTCTTTTTCAAGTTGCTTTCCGGTTTTATCTTTATAAAAACGCTAGGGCTAAAATTATGTTGTCGTTAATTCAGTAGCGATCATTTCAGCTTGTTTAAGGACGGTTTCAGTAGCAAGTAATTGCATATCTGGCGGATAGCCAAATTGTCGTAAGGTTCTTTTTACAATCACTTTTAATTTGGCTCTTACACTTTCTTTTATCGTCCAGTCAATTGAAGCATTTTCCCGTACTCTTTTCGTCAATATAACCGCTAATTCGCGTAATTGATCGTGCTGCATGAGTTCTTTTGCACTTTCATTATTGGCAACTGCCGTATAAAACGCATATTCAAAATCAGTAAGCCCAAGTGTTTTCGCTTCATTATCTGAGGCGACAATTTCCTTACTGATTTTAATCAGCTCATCCATGACCTCAGCGGCAGTCAGGATTTTGTTCTGATATTTTTTAATCGCTATTTCGAGCATTTCCATTAAGGATTTGCTTTGTACTAGGTTCTTTTTAGCCCGAGCTTTCAGCTCGTCATTAAGCAGTTTTTTAAGCACTTCCAAAGCTACGTTTTTATGCTCCATGCCTTTAAGTTCGAGTAAAAAATCTTCGGAAAGAATGGAAATATCCGGCTTTTTGATTCCGGCAGCATCGAATACGTCAATGACCTGTTCAGATACCAGGGCTTTGTCGATTACTTGGCGAATGGTGGTTTCAATTTCTTCATTGGTCTTGCCGGAGCCCGTGCCATCAAATTTAGCTAGCCGTGCTTTGACCGCTTGAAAAAATGCCACTTCATCTTTGGCTGCCATGGCTTGTTCATGAGGAATAGCAATGGCGAAGGCTTGGGATAATGCGGTAACTTCGTTGATATAGCGTTTTTTGCCGTCTTTCAGACCCAAAATATGTTCTTCGGCGGCCAGGATAAGGGAAAGTTTTTCGGAAGTATCCGCTTCAAAATAATCTTCATAAGCAAACCCGTGATACATTGCAGAAATCACTTCGAGTTTTTCCAGCATCACCTCAACTGCTTGTTCTTGCACTAAAGTCGGATCACCTTTACCGCCCGCATCAGAATAAAAGGATAAGGCTTCTTTTAAATCGGAGGCAATGCCTAAGTAATCCACCACCAGGCCGCCCGGCTTATCCAGATAAACCCGGTTTACCCGTGCAATGGCTTGCATCAAATTATGGCCTTTCATTGGTTTGTCGATATATAGCGTATGCATACTTGGCGCATCAAAGCCAGTGAGCCACATATCGCGGACAATAACGAGCTTTAATTCATCGTCATTGTCTTTCATACGTTCAGCTAGGGCTTTACGTTGCTTTTTAGTGGTGTGATGTTGAGCCATTTTGGGCCCATCTGACGATGAGGCCGTCATGATGACTTTAATAGCGCCTTTATTTAGATCATCAGAATGCCATTCCGGTTTGAGTTTGATGATTTCATCATATAAATCCACGGCAATGCGACGAGACATGCTCACGATCATGCCTTTACCGGCAAACACTTCCTGCCGTGCTTCAAAATGACTGACAATATCTTTAGCAATATTTTGAATTCGCTGATGACTACCAATTAACGCTTCAATTTGCGTCCATTTGGCTTTAGCTTTTTGCGTATCAGTCAGATCTTCTTGGTCTAGCTCCTTGTCTAGCTCGGCAATTAGTTTTTTTCCTTCATCGCTCAAACTCACCTTCGCCAGGCGGCTTTCATAATAGATGCGAACCGTAGCGCCATCTTCGACCGCTTGGGCAATATCGTAAATATCAACATAATCCCCAAATACTGCCGGTGTGTTGACATCGGTTTTTTCAATCGGTGTGCCGGTAAAGCCTAAATAAGTGGCATTGGGCAAAGCATCACGCAGATATTTAGCAAAGCCGTAAACGACTTTTTTACCGATGACTTCCCCGTGTTCGTTTTTTTCATCCGCAGTTTTGGCTTTAAAGCCATATTGGGTGCGGTGCGCTTCATCGGCAATAACGATGATATTACGCCGGTCGGATAATTCATCATAGACATTACCTTCTTCCGGCTGGAATTTTTGGATCGTGGAAAAAATTACGCCGCCTGAGGCCACTTTTAACAGTTCTTTGAGTTGTTGTCTATCTTCGACCTGCTTAGGTTCTTGCCGTAATAACTGAGCTGAGGCGGCAAAGGTATCAAACAATTGATCGTCAAGATCGTTACGGTCGGTAATCACCAACACGGTTGGATTATCCAAAGCCAACACGATTTTGCCGGTATAAAATACCATGGAAAGTGATTTGCCAGAACCTTGCGTATGCCAAACTACACCGGCTTTTTGGTCTCCACCAATGCTTACAGCGGTCAAGGTTTTATTAATCGCTTTATTCACAGCATAGTATTGATGATAAGCCGCGATTTTTTTAACCGTGTTAATGCTAATTACACCGGTTTTTAAGTCTTCTTTTTTGGATTTTTCAAACACCACAAAATACCGGATCAAATCCAGCAAGGTGGTTTTGTTCAGCATCCCGTTGATTAGGGTTTCAAGCTGGCTGACCAGGTGTGAAGCTTCCGCTTTGCCATCTTCGCTTTTCCAGGCCATAAACCGGCTTAATCCTGCCGATAAAGAGCCTGCTTTGGCTTCCAAGCCATCAGAGATCACCAATAAAGCGTTATAGGTAAACAGGCTTGGGATTGTCTGTTTGTAGGTTTCTAACTGTTTATAAGCGGATTTAATCGTGGCGTTTTCATCGGTTGCATTTTTAAGTTCAATGACGACTAGCGGTAAGCCATTGACGAAAAGGACAAGATCAGGGCGTTTATTTTGGTTATTTTCAATAACCGTGAATTGATTAGCGACCACAAATTCATTGTTTTCTGGGTGTTCAAAATCAATCAGCCAAACCAGATCACCGCGATCCTGTCCATCTTTCTGAAAGCTAACATTGATCCCTTCAGTCATCATCCGGTGGAAAGTTTCGTTATTCGTCAGTAATTCCGGTGAATGGATGCGTTCTACCTCTTTTTGCGCTTCTTGTAATGAAGAGAGTGGAACGGATGGGTTGATGCGCTGAAAGGCTGAAAACAGCCGGTCTTTTAAAATCATCTCATCATAATGGCTACGCTCTGGCCTTTCGCCATCAGGGGCAATATCCGGTGCATGGATGTATTGATAGCCTTGTTTTTCAAACAGCTTGATAGCAAAGTCTTCAATGGCGTTTTCGGTGAGATTGGTCATTTAATTCTTATCTAACCCTTGTTCTTGTCTGAATATTTGTTCTGATGGCATTATAAAGTTCTATTTCTTTTTCATGCTCAAATATCACTGAAATGCAATAATCTTGCTCTCTGTTTGCATCCGTTATCCATTTATTAAAATTCAAAAGAACCAGTGATACAGGCGAGGAAGGTCTGCTATTAGGTTCTCTCTGATATAATTTCCATGCCTTTTGGTGACAACCTGCTTTTCTGATGTTTGCGCCTGGAAAAAAATCGATCTCGTATTTTTTCAAATCATTAGGTACTCCGATCTGTTCAGAATTTTCTGAAATTACACCATATTTTTCTATTAAGATCTGGGGATTCACTGAATGAAATAGGTGAAATTCCATGCGGTTACCTAAATAACTATCACCACGTGTTGCACGGGTTTCAGGCGTAAAAGTAAGGGTGATGCTTATTTTTTTCTTTCCGGATTCAGTAAAAAAAAGTTCTGGTAGTTGGAGTGAATAAACCTTGATTTGGTTAAGTGCGATTTTCCCTTCATCCCAAAGAACTGCTCGGTTATCGAAGGAATATAAAGATTTATCGTAATTGCTCAATCCGTAACCACAAACAGACAAATGACATTGTTCAGCTTTTTTCTTGTTTTCAGTGCAATAAAAATCCTTATTTGGCGAGAAAGGGTAATCTGCTCCTGCCAACAACATGTTCTTAATAAAGTTGGCTGATTTATCCGGAAAATGGTTAGCTATTTTCCCAGCAAGATGAGCAACCTTTGGTGCCGAAAAGCTTGTGCCTGTATAAAATTGGATAATATTATCCATCACCCTATTATTTAAAAGAGCAAGCTTACCGCCTTTATCTTCCACAATACGTCCATAATTGTCTGAAAGAATCAGGTTTCCCCCGTATTCAACCAACTCCGGTTTAATCATTCCATTGATTCCAAAACCAGTTCTAGTAAATGGGGAGGGTTGATTGTATTTTGCTATTGCTGTTTTAATATCCTCCGCACCATATCGCTCATTTTCAATTCGAATTTCATCTGCAATTGAGCCAATACTCAATGCCAGAGCAGATGTTGCGGGGTTTATGATCTTAAAATCTTCATTTTCTATAAGATATCGTGGATAGTTTTCAGTAATTTCATTAATGGGTTCAAAAAAATTTAGCGGGGATTGATTACCAGCAGATACTATGAAAACAACGTGAGGAAAAGTAAAGGCAAGTTCATCAATCAAAGCTGCCAGTGGCAATTGACGAGAATAATGCTTGTGCCATATTTCATGGTGATTACCTAACGAAATGTTGACTACTTTGATTTGGTACTCAGAGTTGGATAAGAAGTTTTCTACAGCATCTTTAAACTGATGTTCGATTAGTTTTTCTGGATCATAAACTGCCGATACTGTCCCTGTAATACCATTTGTTTCTGCATACATCACCTTGGCAGAGAATAGCCAGTTTGAAGGGGAAAAGTTTTTGTTATTCAGGCACTCCTCAATATCACCATAAACAGCACAACCGGCCACGGCGGTTCCATGTCCAACAGTATCTTGTGTTTCTGTTTCTCCCGATTGGAAGTTTTCTTCATCGCCAACACATGTTTGCAGCATAGGATGATTAGAAACAATCCCTGAATCAATCACTAAAATTCCTGTAGCATTTTCTTCAGGTGCTTTGAATTCAATGCTTTCCACATCGGGTTGCATCATTTCAAAGGGGTTAAATTGAACCATAGAAGGCCTATCGGCACGGGCAACTTCTTTTAATTGAATGACTTCATCAAAAATAGTTTTAGTGAGTTTTACCCTGAGTAAGACAAAGGATTTTGTTATCAGAGTGTCAGAAATTCTGAATTGGGAAAAATCAGGGTAAGATTCTTTCATTTGTTGGATGAACCGTTCATTTCTCTGCTTATCATCCATTTTCCACAATTCAAGATCAATAAAATCAGCAGTATCATCCAAAGGTTGTATTTTTAGTCGTTCACCAATCTTTTCTTCCAATGGGATTTCATCAAATGACTCAATGGCATGGAAAAAATCGTAGTTTGCTCCTTCCTCTGAGCCATACGTGCTCAGTTTTTTTTTGAATCGGCTTAAGTCATCATCGTCGCTGAATACAACCCAAAAGCCCTTTCTCCCTTCTGCAACTGATAAAACATGGATACCCATAGATACCAACGTTTTCTCAAAAGCATCAGGCGAGACGCTTTGGTTGATTTCTATTTCAAATATCAACGTGGGGTCAATTTTCCCGGAAAGCTGGTTTTTTAATGTGGAAAATTTACTGCTTAAGCTTTCGGCTTTTTGGGTTGCTTGTTGTGAAAAGTGGGCTTTGTTTCTACCTTGCGGTAATGAGAACCCACCCCCAGTATTCCTACGTTTTTGCCGTTCAATATTATCTTGAAATAAAGGGAGTTTCAGATGTTGATGTTTTTCCATTATTCATCCCTCTGTCCATTTTTTTTAATTTTTTCTCGGCGGATAAATTGTTCAATTGCTGTTTCCAAGTCCCCCATTTCCAAAATGTTTCTTGCATCAATAATGACGGACTTCATAGCCTCTTCTGTGACCATTTTTATATCCGCTGGTGATAATCCCTGACTGGTTATTGCAGCTTTTGATAGGTTAATTTTTTTATCGCGTTTGATTGGTCGTAAAAAACGCTCAAAAAGTTTTTTACGAGCTTCTTCATCAGGCAGTACATAATCAATAACTGCATCGAAGCGCCTCCAAATAGCACTGTCGAGCATATTCTGGTGATTAGTGGCAGCAAACAAGATGCTATCGCCTTTGAAGTTATCCAGCATTTGCAAAAAGTTATTGACCACCCGTTTGATTTCGCCATGTTCATAAGCGTCATCACGGTTTTTGCCGATAATATCAAATTCATCAAAGAGTACTATCCAAGTATCGTTTTCAATAAAATCAAAAACTTTTCGTAGATTTCCTGCTGTTTCTCCCAAATAGGATGAGATAATTGCATCAAAACGAATATAAACTAAGGGAATATTTAGCATAGAGCTAATGATTTGTGCGGAAAATGTTTTGCCTGTTCCTGGATCCCCACAGAGCAGAATTTTCTTTTTATAGCTTAGGTTATAGGTCGCTAAAATATCTGCATCCTTAAATTCACGGACAATGCGTTCTAGCTGGTCTTTGGTGTAACTGGATAAAATAAGGCTGTCGAAATCCTGTTCAAAATGCTGTATTTCCAACAAAGGAAAGCCTTTCTCCGTATCTCTTGGAATCGGAAGGCTTTGTTTGAAGCGTTTTGCATTGTTCGAAACGCACGCAGATTGATACAGTGCTTTTTCAAGCTCCTTGGCAACAATTGTATGTTTCTTGCGTTTTTCCCTTTCAATATATTCTCTTGCTGTCTGTATAAAGGCTTCGTTATCCTTGTTATTAAATGACAAGAAGAGTTGTTTTATTAGTTCTGAATTCGTCATGTTTTTAACTCCTTGTCATATTGTATCCGAACTTCACCGCTCATCAGTT
The DNA window shown above is from sulfur-oxidizing endosymbiont of Gigantopelta aegis and carries:
- a CDS encoding S8 family peptidase; amino-acid sequence: MEKHQHLKLPLFQDNIERQKRRNTGGGFSLPQGRNKAHFSQQATQKAESLSSKFSTLKNQLSGKIDPTLIFEIEINQSVSPDAFEKTLVSMGIHVLSVAEGRKGFWVVFSDDDDLSRFKKKLSTYGSEEGANYDFFHAIESFDEIPLEEKIGERLKIQPLDDTADFIDLELWKMDDKQRNERFIQQMKESYPDFSQFRISDTLITKSFVLLRVKLTKTIFDEVIQLKEVARADRPSMVQFNPFEMMQPDVESIEFKAPEENATGILVIDSGIVSNHPMLQTCVGDEENFQSGETETQDTVGHGTAVAGCAVYGDIEECLNNKNFSPSNWLFSAKVMYAETNGITGTVSAVYDPEKLIEHQFKDAVENFLSNSEYQIKVVNISLGNHHEIWHKHYSRQLPLAALIDELAFTFPHVVFIVSAGNQSPLNFFEPINEITENYPRYLIENEDFKIINPATSALALSIGSIADEIRIENERYGAEDIKTAIAKYNQPSPFTRTGFGINGMIKPELVEYGGNLILSDNYGRIVEDKGGKLALLNNRVMDNIIQFYTGTSFSAPKVAHLAGKIANHFPDKSANFIKNMLLAGADYPFSPNKDFYCTENKKKAEQCHLSVCGYGLSNYDKSLYSFDNRAVLWDEGKIALNQIKVYSLQLPELFFTESGKKKISITLTFTPETRATRGDSYLGNRMEFHLFHSVNPQILIEKYGVISENSEQIGVPNDLKKYEIDFFPGANIRKAGCHQKAWKLYQREPNSRPSSPVSLVLLNFNKWITDANREQDYCISVIFEHEKEIELYNAIRTNIQTRTRVR
- a CDS encoding AAA family ATPase, with the protein product MTNSELIKQLFLSFNNKDNEAFIQTAREYIEREKRKKHTIVAKELEKALYQSACVSNNAKRFKQSLPIPRDTEKGFPLLEIQHFEQDFDSLILSSYTKDQLERIVREFKDADILATYNLSYKKKILLCGDPGTGKTFSAQIISSMLNIPLVYIRFDAIISSYLGETAGNLRKVFDFIENDTWIVLFDEFDIIGKNRDDAYEHGEIKRVVNNFLQMLDNFKGDSILFAATNHQNMLDSAIWRRFDAVIDYVLPDEEARKKLFERFLRPIKRDKKINLSKAAITSQGLSPADIKMVTEEAMKSVIIDARNILEMGDLETAIEQFIRREKIKKNGQRDE
- a CDS encoding type I restriction endonuclease subunit R, with the translated sequence MTNLTENAIEDFAIKLFEKQGYQYIHAPDIAPDGERPERSHYDEMILKDRLFSAFQRINPSVPLSSLQEAQKEVERIHSPELLTNNETFHRMMTEGINVSFQKDGQDRGDLVWLIDFEHPENNEFVVANQFTVIENNQNKRPDLVLFVNGLPLVVIELKNATDENATIKSAYKQLETYKQTIPSLFTYNALLVISDGLEAKAGSLSAGLSRFMAWKSEDGKAEASHLVSQLETLINGMLNKTTLLDLIRYFVVFEKSKKEDLKTGVISINTVKKIAAYHQYYAVNKAINKTLTAVSIGGDQKAGVVWHTQGSGKSLSMVFYTGKIVLALDNPTVLVITDRNDLDDQLFDTFAASAQLLRQEPKQVEDRQQLKELLKVASGGVIFSTIQKFQPEEGNVYDELSDRRNIIVIADEAHRTQYGFKAKTADEKNEHGEVIGKKVVYGFAKYLRDALPNATYLGFTGTPIEKTDVNTPAVFGDYVDIYDIAQAVEDGATVRIYYESRLAKVSLSDEGKKLIAELDKELDQEDLTDTQKAKAKWTQIEALIGSHQRIQNIAKDIVSHFEARQEVFAGKGMIVSMSRRIAVDLYDEIIKLKPEWHSDDLNKGAIKVIMTASSSDGPKMAQHHTTKKQRKALAERMKDNDDELKLVIVRDMWLTGFDAPSMHTLYIDKPMKGHNLMQAIARVNRVYLDKPGGLVVDYLGIASDLKEALSFYSDAGGKGDPTLVQEQAVEVMLEKLEVISAMYHGFAYEDYFEADTSEKLSLILAAEEHILGLKDGKKRYINEVTALSQAFAIAIPHEQAMAAKDEVAFFQAVKARLAKFDGTGSGKTNEEIETTIRQVIDKALVSEQVIDVFDAAGIKKPDISILSEDFLLELKGMEHKNVALEVLKKLLNDELKARAKKNLVQSKSLMEMLEIAIKKYQNKILTAAEVMDELIKISKEIVASDNEAKTLGLTDFEYAFYTAVANNESAKELMQHDQLRELAVILTKRVRENASIDWTIKESVRAKLKVIVKRTLRQFGYPPDMQLLATETVLKQAEMIATELTTT
- a CDS encoding DUF2188 domain-containing protein; protein product: MSKKNQHVVPHGDDWAVKGAGNSKATSVHSTQGEAIERAREIAQNQQSELLIHGENGRIREKNSYGNDPYPPKG
- a CDS encoding sigma-70 family RNA polymerase sigma factor, encoding MHVEFVEEADEFWSPLDINNAIKNLSEVDICRLHSIAKQYSYHCSMDVDEILNEAIFRALSGKRKYPINVSLIAFISQTMRSIAFNERRKNEKHESIDDSTSSLQDKSVSPEEKATAYQELNSILELFKDDEDITSYLMGLYDGFTPNEICEFWGWDRTKYGSVQKRLRRSLNKHYPNGREND